The Seriola aureovittata isolate HTS-2021-v1 ecotype China chromosome 2, ASM2101889v1, whole genome shotgun sequence genome has a segment encoding these proteins:
- the slc2a10 gene encoding solute carrier family 2, facilitated glucose transporter member 10, whose product MGCSILLLASLVSTLGGLVFGYELGIISGALLQLKVEFRLSCVQQEALVSSLLIGALLASTVGGCLIDRHGRRIAILLSNILILTGSLVLLISSYPALVVGRVTVGFAMCISSMSCCIFVSEMVSPDHRGFLVTLYEAGITVGILAAYAINYFLSETRGGWRWMFGFAVVPTLVQLVSIWFLPSSTKDSVSHACCQAERYLMSHTETPEEEDSTWETKKVQYNSCSLFQCKDNMRTRTVIGLGLVLFQQFTGQPNVLFYASTIFHSVGFQSDASAVLASVGLGLVKVIATLTSMVFSDRLGRRPLLISGCTVMAVCLMTIGMLSGQSVMNTQRPCDSEFSVNMTDLPHLPAGHRPVVDTPLDESFRLLNTNTQDENVVFDKSGPKPLEPAPESSSIIVNWIILLCMMAVVSAYSIGFGPSSYNFLSETRGGWRWMFGFAVVPTLVQLVSIWFLPSSTKDSVSHACCQAERYLMSPTETPEEEDSTWETKKVQYNGCSLFQCKDNMRTRTVIGLGLVLFQQFTGQPNVLFYASTIFHSVGFQSDASAVLASVGLGLVKVIATLTSMVFSDRLGRRPLLISGCTVMAVCLMTIGMLSGQSVMNTQRPCDSEFSVNMTDLPHLPAGHRPVVDTPLDESFRLLNTNTQDENVVFDKSGPKPLEPAPESSSIIVNWIILLCMMAVVSAYSIGFGPMTWILLSEIFPAAVRGRAFAFTSCFNWAANLLITCTFLNVIDRIGLSKVFFLYGVTAVAAGIFFYFLLPETKGKTLEQIDQELRLNRFHHGEQCCGCISRRQTSPQYQQVHCQVSPSG is encoded by the exons GTTGTTCCATTCTGCTGTTGGCCAGCTTGGTGTCCACCCTGGGAGGTCTGGTCTTTGGTTATGAGCTTGGCATCATCTCTGGTGCCTTGTTGCAGCTGAAGGTGGAGTTCAGGCTCTCATGTGTCCAGCAGGAGGCTCTGGTTAGTTCTTTGTTGATTGGAGCTCTACTGGCCTCCACTGTGGGAGGCTGCCTGATTGACCGACATGGCCGCAGGATCGCCATCCTCCTCAGCAACATCCTGATCCTGACCGGCAGCCTGGTCCTGCTCATCAGTTCCTACCCTGCACTGGTGGTGGGCAGAGTCACAGTGGGCTTCGCCATGTGTATATCTTCTATGTCCTGCTGCATCTTTGTGTCTGAGATGGTTTCCCCGGATCACAGGGGCTTTCTGGTGACACTGTATGAAGCTGGGATCACTGTTGGCATCCTGGCAGCTTATGCCATCAACTATTTCCTGTCTGAAACCAGGGGAGGGTGGAGATGGATGTTTGGATTTGCTGTGGTTCCGACTTTGGTTCAGCTGGTCTCTATCTGGTTTCTTCCATCCAGCACTAAGGACTCTGTAAGCCATGCCTGCTGTCAGGCTGAGAGATACCTTATGAGTCACACTGAAACCCCAGAGGAAGAGGACTCCACCTGGGAAACCAAGAAGGTTCAGTATAACAGCTGCTCGCTGTTCCAGTGTAAAGACAACATGAGGACTCGGACTGTCATCGGACTGGGACTGGTGCTGTTTCAACAGTTCACAGGTCAGCCGAATGTCCTTTTCTACGCCTCCACCATCTTCCACTCAGTGGGTTTTCAGAGTGACGCCTCAGCGGTGCTGGCCTCTGTGGGCCTTGGGCTGGTCAAAGTGATTGCCACTCTAACCTCCATGGTGTTTTCAGACAGGCTGGGCAGGAGGCCTCTGCTCATCAGTGGATGCACTGTTATGGCTGTGTGTCTGATGACCATTGGAATGCTCAGTGGACAGTCAGTGATGAACACTCAGAGGCCGTGTGATTCTGAGTTCAGTGTTAACATGACAGACCTGCCTCATTTACCTGCTGGTCACAGGCCAGTTGTTGACACGCCTCTTGATGAGAGCTTCAGGCTTCTTAATACCAACACacaagatgaaaatgttgtatttgATAAATCTGGACCAAAACCACTGGAACCTGCTCCAGAGTCTTCGAGCATCATTGTGAACTGGATCATTCTGCTGTGTATGATGGCTGTGGTCAGTGCGTACTCCATCGGATTTGGACCAAGTTCGTATA ATTTCCTGTCTGAAACCAGGGGAGGGTGGAGATGGATGTTTGGATTTGCTGTGGTTCCGACTTTGGTTCAGCTGGTCTCTATCTGGTTTCTTCCATCCAGCACTAAGGACTCTGTAAGCCATGCCTGCTGTCAGGCTGAGAGATACCTTATGAGTCCCACTGAAACCCCAGAGGAAGAGGACTCCACCTGGGAAACCAAGAAGGTTCAGTATAACGGCTGCTCGCTGTTCCAGTGTAAAGACAACATGAGGACTCGGACTGTCATCGGACTGGGACTGGTGCTGTTTCAACAGTTCACAGGTCAGCCGAATGTCCTTTTCTACGCCTCCACCATCTTCCACTCAGTGGGTTTTCAGAGTGACGCCTCAGCGGTGCTGGCCTCTGTGGGCCTTGGGCTGGTCAAAGTGATTGCCACTCTAACCTCCATGGTGTTTTCAGACAGGCTGGGCAGGAGGCCTCTGCTCATCAGTGGATGCACTGTTATGGCTGTGTGTCTGATGACCATTGGAATGCTCAGTGGACAGTCAGTGATGAACACTCAGAGGCCGTGTGATTCTGAGTTCAGTGTTAACATGACAGACCTGCCTCATTTACCTGCTGGTCACAGGCCAGTTGTTGACACGCCTCTTGATGAGAGCTTCAGGCTTCTTAATACCAACACacaagatgaaaatgttgtatttgATAAATCTGGACCAAAACCACTGGAACCTGCTCCAGAGTCTTCGAGCATCATTGTGAACTGGATCATTCTGCTGTGTATGATGGCTGTGGTCAGTGCGTACTCCATCGGATTTGGACCAA tgacCTGGATTCttctgagtgaaatatttccagctgctgtcagaggaAGAGCCTTCGCTTTCACCAGCTGCTTCAACTGGGCTGCCAACCTGTTGATCACATGCACTTTCCTCAATGTTATTG ATAGGATCGGTTTGTCAAAGGTGTTTTTCCTGTACGGGGTGACCGCTGTGGCAGCTGGGATCTTCTTCTACTTCCTGCTGCCAGAGACCAAAGGGAAGACTCTGGAGCAGATAGACCAGGAGCTGCGTTTGAACAG GTTTCACCATGGTGAGCAGTGCTGTGGCTGCATTAGCCGCAGACAGACCTCCCCACAGTACCAGCAAGTGCACTGTCAGGTGAGCCCCTCAGGGTGA